In a single window of the Salvelinus alpinus chromosome 15, SLU_Salpinus.1, whole genome shotgun sequence genome:
- the b3gnt7 gene encoding UDP-GlcNAc:betaGal beta-1,3-N-acetylglucosaminyltransferase 7, protein MMTTRDKWRVYKRICVVFFLAAVTLTVVQRGAPFQIERQGRMEAPSEGGENRAQQQNAGLYPGTNTFWKASKAKQAESTATATGTTEEPSITQERAGSRTWDVSSANCSANLNFTNQDWFRGLEENFKQFLLYRHCRFFPMLINHPEKCSGETYLLMVIKSIATQHDRREVIRKTWGKEQVVDGKKVKTVFLLGTSSNEAEKANHQKLLEYEDYIYRDILQWDFQDSFFNLTLKETHFLKWFSTYCADVRYVFKGDDDVFVSVENIFEYLEASAQVKNLFVGDVLFKAKPIRRKENKYYIPQPLYNKTHYPPYAGGGGFLMDAPLARRLYWASDSLELYPIDDVFLGMCLEVLQVTPIKHNAFKTFGLVKNKDSKLNQEPCFFKSMIVVHKLLPSELIHMWNLVNSNLICSQKVEIL, encoded by the coding sequence gatgACCACTAGGGATAAATGGAGGGTTTACAAGCGGATATGTGTCGTGTTCTTTCTGGCTGCGGTGACATTGACGGTGGTCCAGAGAGGGGCTCCCTTCCAAATTGAGAGGCAGGGTCGCATGGAGGCCCCCTCCGAGGGAGGGGAGAACAGGGCCCAGCAGCAGAATGCGGGCCTCTACCCAGGGACCAACACCTTCTGGAAGGCTAGCAAGGCCAAACAAGCCGAGTCTACAGCCACCGCCACTGGCACCACGGAGGAACCCAGCATCACCCAGGAGCGAGCTGGCTCCCGGACCTGGGACGTGTCCAGTGCCAACTGCAGTGCCAACCTCAACTTCACCAACCAGGACTGGTTCAGGGGCTTGGAGGAGAACTTTAAGCAGTTCCTCCTGTACCGCCACTGCCGCTTCTTCCCCATGCTCATCAACCATCCGGAGAAGTGCTCCGGGGAGACCTACCTGCTCATGGTCATCAAGTCCATCGCTACGCAGCACGACCGCCGCGAGGTGATCCGCAAGACGTGGGGCAAGGAGCAGGTTGTTGACGGCAAGAAGGTGAAGACGGTGTTCTTGCTGGGGACGTCGTCCAATGAGGCTGAGAAGGCCAACCATCAGAAGCTCCTGGAGTACGAAGACTACATCTACAGAGATATCCTCCAATGGGACTTCCAGGACAGCTTCTTCAACCTGACCCTCAAGGAGACCCACTTCCTTAAGTGGTTCTCCACCTACTGTGCCGACGTGCGCTATGTCTTCAAGGGCGACGACGACGTCTTCGTCAGTGTGGAGAACATCTTTGAGTACCTGGAGGCCAGCGCCCAGGTCAAGAACCTCTTCGTTGGTGACGTGCTCTTCAAGGCCAAGCCCATTCGCAGGAAGGAGAACAAGTACTACATCCCACAACCACTTTACAACAAGACCCACTACCCTCCATACGCCGGAGGCGGTGGGTTCCTCATGGACGCACCCCTGGCCAGGAGGCTCTACTGGGCCTCAGACTCTCTGGAGCTGTACCCCATCGATGATGTGTTCCTGGGCATGTGTCTGGAGGTGCTGCAGGTCACGCCCATCAAGCACAATGCTTTTAAGACATTTGGTCTGGTCAAGAACAAGGACAGCAAGCTCAACCAAGAACCTTGTTTCTTTAAGAGCATGATCGTGGTCCACAAGCTGCTACCATCAGAGCTCATACACATGTGGAACCTGGTGAACAGTAATCTCATCTGCTCGCAGAAAGTGGAGATCTTATAG